The Candidatus Cloacimonadota bacterium genomic sequence CATCATCTGTTTCATAAACTTCATCGATCCCGACCAGATAGATTTTCATTTCCTTTTGATTGGAAATTTCTTTTATTGTAACTTTGGCACCAAATCGAACGGCATCCTTGGGAATAGTTGAAATATCGATCACCTGCAATTTATCGATACGGCTTTTGATACGGTTATATTCATTTTCCAGATGTCGCTGACGTTCTCGAGCAGCATGATATTCGGCATTTTCGCTCAAGTCTCCCATTTCACGGGCAGTCACAACTTGTTTTATCACTTTTGGTCTTTCTTCGATAAGAACATTCATGCGTTTGCGAAGACGCTGCATTCCTTCTTTTGTTATATAATTTGCCATGTTATTTCTATTTAGTTCCTTTATTTCTTTTTATTTTTCGGCTTCTTTTTCTTGATTATTTTCTGGCCATGGAGACCAATTTTTTTCAATTTCACATTTCCGCTTCTGGCCCAATTGTCGCAGATTTCCTGCAATGTATCGTTGTAGCAGCAGAGAGCGTTGCACAAAATTTCTGCAAACACAGGATTACGAGTATTTTTGTAATTCTGGTAAATCTTGAGATAAAAATCGGGGTCGATCTTGTAGATAGCTTTGATAAGATGATAATTCAGCTTTATCATGTTTGGGCTGGCATACAGCCAGGAAGTCTCCAGTTTAGAGATAAGTGGCTCGATCACATCAGGATTATATTTCATCAATTTTATCAGCATTTTCTGCAAACTCAAAGTCAGGATCTCATTATCTTTTTTTATCCAATTCACTACCAGATCAAGATATCTCATTGGAAATTTCTTCATCAGCGGGAAGATGGTTTTATCGATAACCAGATTACACGATTTTTGATCTTCTGTAGTTATCAGAAATTTCTCGATGTAAGGAATAAAAAGATCAGGTTTTTTCTTCACGGCACGAGCCATTATATAGGCAAATATCATGCGTCCATTTTCACCTTTTTCATGCGTAAGGTAATCATAAAAAGGCATGTATTTATCGTATTTTTTGTTCAGTTTAGAACCAAATGTTTTTCCTACCAAAGTGATAACAGCATGAGGAATATTATTATCAATTCTCTGCGGATAGGCGTTATAAATAATATCTATATCATAATCGCCAGCCGGCAGTTTTCTTTCGATAAAATCTTCTGTATCACGAACAAGTC encodes the following:
- a CDS encoding transcription elongation factor GreA, encoding MANYITKEGMQRLRKRMNVLIEERPKVIKQVVTAREMGDLSENAEYHAARERQRHLENEYNRIKSRIDKLQVIDISTIPKDAVRFGAKVTIKEISNQKEMKIYLVGIDEVYETDDEYQRKSVVSPFGKPMIGKKVGDHVVVKAPIGDREFEILEIK